A single window of Vigna radiata var. radiata cultivar VC1973A chromosome 4, Vradiata_ver6, whole genome shotgun sequence DNA harbors:
- the LOC106759355 gene encoding ascorbate transporter, chloroplastic isoform X2: MHGNYGNLYHLGKDLSPQRGDVSCAFVARYGGQIANDHFSRCWHGMRFHAREPFNEKVSKLIPTFEDELQRCSSISQRPIHCMNMKLNASRRCHCNLSSDLYSCSLVQRRAVYGLGLNKHGKANPACVHYKSEDCDITESEVNPLASAEGTGEAILLEGNVPQVSSWWQKFPKRWVVVLLCFAAFLLCNMDRVNMSIAILPMSQEFNWNSATVGLIQSSFFWGYLLTQILGGIWADKLGGKLVLGFGVVWWSMATILTPIAARIGLPCLLIMRAFMGIGEGVAMPAMNNMLSKWIPVSERSRSLALVYSGMYLGSVVGLAFSPLLIQKFGWPSVFYSFGSLGSIWFALWLRKAYSSPKDDPDLGIEEKRLILEGNVSNAPVSSIPWKLILSKAPVWALIISHFCHNWGTFILLTWMPTYYNQVLKFNLTESGLLCVLPWLTMAAFANIGGWIADTLVRKGVSITAVRKIMQSIGFLGPAFFLSQLSHVRTPAMAVLCMACSQGSDAFSQSGLYSNHQDIGPRYAGVLLGLSNTAGVLAGVFGTAATGLILQRGSWNDVFKVAVALYIIGTLVWNIFSTGEKVLD, encoded by the exons ATGCATGGAAATTATG GAAATTTATATCATTTGGGAAAGGATCTATCACCTCAAAGAGGGGACGTTTCTTGTGCATTTGTTGCACGTTATGGTGGCCAGATTGCAAATGATCATTTCTCAAGATGCTGGCATGGGATGCGTTTTCATGCTAGAGAACCTTTCAATGAGAAAGTTTCAAAACTAATACCAACATTTGAAGATGAATTGCAGCGTTGTTCTTCAATATCGCAGAGACCTATACACTGCATGAACATGAAACTAAACGCCAGCAGAAGATGTCACTGCAACCTCTCTTCAGATCTCTATAGCTGTAGCCTTGTTCAACGAAGAGCAGTATATGGACTAGGTTTAAACAAACACGGTAAGGCTAATCCGGCTTGTGTTCATTACAAGTCTGAGGATTGTGATATTACAGAATCAGAGGTGAATCCTCTTGCATCAGCTGAAGGGACAGGTGAAGCCATTCTCTTGGAAGGGAATGTTCCACAAGTATCTTCTTGGTGGCAGAAGTTTCCAAAGCGTTGGGTTGTTGTGTTGCTATGTTTTGCAGCATTTCTGCTGTGCAACATGGATCGT GTGAATATGAGCATAGCAATACTTCCAATGTCTCAAGAATTTAACTGGAACAGTGCAACAGTTGGCCTAATTCAGTCATCTTTCTTCTGGGGCTACCTTCTTACCCAG ATCCTTGGTGGCATATGGGCCGACAAACTTGGTGGGAAACTAGTGCTAGGTTTCGGAGTTGTCTGGTGGTCAATGGCAACAATTTTAACACCTATTGCTGCAAGAATTGGGCTCCCTTGTTTGCTTATTATGCGTGCATTTATGGGGATCGGTGAG GGTGTTGCCATGCCTGCTATGAATAATATGCTTTCCAAGTGGATTCCAGTTTCAGAGAGAAGCAGATCACTGGCCCTAGTATATAGTGGCATGTACCTTGGTTCGGTGGTTGGATTGGCATTCTCACCATTACTAATCCAAAAATTTGGGTGGCCATCAGTTTTTTACTCTTTTGGATCCCTTGGAAGTATCTGGTTTGCCTTGTGGTTAAGAAAG GCATATAGCTCCCCAAAAGATGACCCAGATCTTGGGATAGAGGAGAAAAGGCTCATACTAGAAGGCAATGTATCAAATGCAcctgtttcttccattccttggaaattaattttatcaaaagcACCGGTTTGGGCTCTTATAATCTCCCACTTCTGTCACAATTGGGGGACTTTTATTCTTCTGACCTGGATGCCTACTTATTATAATCAG GTTCTGAAGTTCAACCTCACTGAATCTGGGCTCTTATGTGTTCTTCCATGGTTAACCATGGCTGCTTTTGCAAATATTGGTGGGTGGATTGCTGACACACTTGTGAGAAAAGGCGTCTCCATAACAGCTGTTCGAAAG ATCATGCAATCAATAGGATTTCTGGGTCctgcattttttctttctcaactgAGCCATGTCAGAACACCTGCCATGGCTGTACTATGCATGGCGTGTAGTCAG GGATCTGATGCGTTCTCACAATCTGGTCTCTATTCCAATCACCAAGACATTGGACCCCGCTATGCT GGTGTATTGCTTGGACTATCAAATACGGCAGGAGTGCTTGCTGGTGTATTTGGTACAGCTGCAACTGGTTTAATACTCCAGCGAG GTTCTTGGAATGATGTTTTTAAGGTTGCTGTTGCTTTGTACATAATAGGGACATTGGTGTGGAATATCTTTTCTACTGGAGAGAAAGTTCTTGACTGA
- the LOC106759355 gene encoding ascorbate transporter, chloroplastic isoform X1 — protein MALGGLLSNTNFTSFIGPGNLYHLGKDLSPQRGDVSCAFVARYGGQIANDHFSRCWHGMRFHAREPFNEKVSKLIPTFEDELQRCSSISQRPIHCMNMKLNASRRCHCNLSSDLYSCSLVQRRAVYGLGLNKHGKANPACVHYKSEDCDITESEVNPLASAEGTGEAILLEGNVPQVSSWWQKFPKRWVVVLLCFAAFLLCNMDRVNMSIAILPMSQEFNWNSATVGLIQSSFFWGYLLTQILGGIWADKLGGKLVLGFGVVWWSMATILTPIAARIGLPCLLIMRAFMGIGEGVAMPAMNNMLSKWIPVSERSRSLALVYSGMYLGSVVGLAFSPLLIQKFGWPSVFYSFGSLGSIWFALWLRKAYSSPKDDPDLGIEEKRLILEGNVSNAPVSSIPWKLILSKAPVWALIISHFCHNWGTFILLTWMPTYYNQVLKFNLTESGLLCVLPWLTMAAFANIGGWIADTLVRKGVSITAVRKIMQSIGFLGPAFFLSQLSHVRTPAMAVLCMACSQGSDAFSQSGLYSNHQDIGPRYAGVLLGLSNTAGVLAGVFGTAATGLILQRGSWNDVFKVAVALYIIGTLVWNIFSTGEKVLD, from the exons ATGGCTCTGGGTGGTTTGCTTTCCAACACAAACTTCACTTCTTTCATTGGACCAG GAAATTTATATCATTTGGGAAAGGATCTATCACCTCAAAGAGGGGACGTTTCTTGTGCATTTGTTGCACGTTATGGTGGCCAGATTGCAAATGATCATTTCTCAAGATGCTGGCATGGGATGCGTTTTCATGCTAGAGAACCTTTCAATGAGAAAGTTTCAAAACTAATACCAACATTTGAAGATGAATTGCAGCGTTGTTCTTCAATATCGCAGAGACCTATACACTGCATGAACATGAAACTAAACGCCAGCAGAAGATGTCACTGCAACCTCTCTTCAGATCTCTATAGCTGTAGCCTTGTTCAACGAAGAGCAGTATATGGACTAGGTTTAAACAAACACGGTAAGGCTAATCCGGCTTGTGTTCATTACAAGTCTGAGGATTGTGATATTACAGAATCAGAGGTGAATCCTCTTGCATCAGCTGAAGGGACAGGTGAAGCCATTCTCTTGGAAGGGAATGTTCCACAAGTATCTTCTTGGTGGCAGAAGTTTCCAAAGCGTTGGGTTGTTGTGTTGCTATGTTTTGCAGCATTTCTGCTGTGCAACATGGATCGT GTGAATATGAGCATAGCAATACTTCCAATGTCTCAAGAATTTAACTGGAACAGTGCAACAGTTGGCCTAATTCAGTCATCTTTCTTCTGGGGCTACCTTCTTACCCAG ATCCTTGGTGGCATATGGGCCGACAAACTTGGTGGGAAACTAGTGCTAGGTTTCGGAGTTGTCTGGTGGTCAATGGCAACAATTTTAACACCTATTGCTGCAAGAATTGGGCTCCCTTGTTTGCTTATTATGCGTGCATTTATGGGGATCGGTGAG GGTGTTGCCATGCCTGCTATGAATAATATGCTTTCCAAGTGGATTCCAGTTTCAGAGAGAAGCAGATCACTGGCCCTAGTATATAGTGGCATGTACCTTGGTTCGGTGGTTGGATTGGCATTCTCACCATTACTAATCCAAAAATTTGGGTGGCCATCAGTTTTTTACTCTTTTGGATCCCTTGGAAGTATCTGGTTTGCCTTGTGGTTAAGAAAG GCATATAGCTCCCCAAAAGATGACCCAGATCTTGGGATAGAGGAGAAAAGGCTCATACTAGAAGGCAATGTATCAAATGCAcctgtttcttccattccttggaaattaattttatcaaaagcACCGGTTTGGGCTCTTATAATCTCCCACTTCTGTCACAATTGGGGGACTTTTATTCTTCTGACCTGGATGCCTACTTATTATAATCAG GTTCTGAAGTTCAACCTCACTGAATCTGGGCTCTTATGTGTTCTTCCATGGTTAACCATGGCTGCTTTTGCAAATATTGGTGGGTGGATTGCTGACACACTTGTGAGAAAAGGCGTCTCCATAACAGCTGTTCGAAAG ATCATGCAATCAATAGGATTTCTGGGTCctgcattttttctttctcaactgAGCCATGTCAGAACACCTGCCATGGCTGTACTATGCATGGCGTGTAGTCAG GGATCTGATGCGTTCTCACAATCTGGTCTCTATTCCAATCACCAAGACATTGGACCCCGCTATGCT GGTGTATTGCTTGGACTATCAAATACGGCAGGAGTGCTTGCTGGTGTATTTGGTACAGCTGCAACTGGTTTAATACTCCAGCGAG GTTCTTGGAATGATGTTTTTAAGGTTGCTGTTGCTTTGTACATAATAGGGACATTGGTGTGGAATATCTTTTCTACTGGAGAGAAAGTTCTTGACTGA
- the LOC106758403 gene encoding uncharacterized protein LOC106758403: MAYRAKNIATEQIDGSFKEQYKRLYDYAHELLDKNPGSTVKANYWFRWSIFERYGGELLTAVGRDGNEEMLPIAYCVVEVENKESWRWFLELLIDDLRGAKICSSFTFISDQQKGLLHAIDELLPRVDQRFCVRHMYANFRKKYPGKNLKRLMWRATTATHPQTWEMEMRNIRALNEDAYKHLIVIPPRHWSRSRFLERAKCDTLVNNMSEGFNSVLLSTRSKPIITLLEEIRFYLMQRWAKKRSSISSFTGPICPKILSRFRKESHLTKNWIPSWSGNKLFEVRHMSNNGEKFVVNIDDSTCTCRTWMLTGIPCCHSLAAMKFLNIDGEQYIDSCYMKSTYLETYSSIIYPINGANMWNITSYPDVSPPHKRILSGRPKRKRRLEQWEMRKDESRMKKYGLRKRCGICRQEGHNRSRCPSATQAGPVHQTQPQASATPSTQQSEIAHQTQPQASAGPSTQASAGPSTQA; this comes from the exons ATGGCCTATAGGGCGAAAAACATAGCAACAGAGCAAATTGATGGCTCTTTCAAAGAACAGTACAAAAGGTTGTATGATTATGCCCATGAGTTGCTGGACAAAAACCCAGGGTCAACAGTGAAG GCCAATTATTGGTTTAGATGGAGCATTTTTGAAAGGTATGGTGGGGAGTTGTTAACAGCTGTGGGCCGAGATGGAAATGAGGAGATGTTGCCAATTGCATACTGTGTAGTTGAAGTTGAGAACAAGGAATCATGGAGGTGGTTCTTGGAACTATTGATAGATGACCTTAGAGGGGCTAAAATTTGTTCTTCATTTACCTTCATATCGGACCAGCAAAAG ggtctaCTTCATGCAATAGATGAATTGCTTCCTAGAGTTGACCAAAGGTTTTGTGTGAGGCATATGTATGCCAATTTCAGGAAGAAATATCCTGGGAAAAACCTCAAGCGTTTGATGTGGAGGGCAACCACAGCCACACACCCACAAACCTGGGAGATGGAAATGAGAAACATTAGAGCACTGAATGAAGATGCTTATAAGCATTTGATTGTCATCCCTCCAAG GCATTGGTCAAGATCAAGGTTCCTTGAAAGAGCTAAATGTGACACCTTAGTAAATAATATGAGTGAGGGATTCAACAGTGTCCTCCTTTCTACCAGGAGTAAACCTATAATCACTTTGTTGGAGGAGATAAGATTTTACCTCATGCAAAGATGGGCCAAGAAGAGGTCAAGCATATCATCATTCACTGGACCCATTTGTCCCAAGATCCTATCCAGATTTAGAAAGGAATctcatttaacaaaaaattggaTTCCAAG TTGGTCAGGCAATAAGCTATTTGAAGTTCGTCACATGTCTAACAATGGAGAAAAGTTCGTAGTGAACATAGATGACTCAACTTGCACATGCAGAACTTGGATGCTGACTGGAATCCCCTGCTGTCATTCATTGGCTGCAATGAAGTTCCTCAACATTGATGGAGAACAATATATTGACTCTTGCTACATGAAGTCCACATATTTGGAGACATATTCTTCTATTATATATCCCATAAATGGAGCGAATATGTGGAACATTACTTCATATCCTGATGTGTCTCCTCCACACAAAAGAATATTGTCTGGAAGACCAAAGAGAAAACGCAGACTAGAGCAATGGGAAATGAGGAAGGATGAatcaagaatgaaaaaatatggCTTGCGCAAACGATGTGGCATATGTAGACAAGAAGGTCATAACAGAAGTCGTTGCCCATCAGCAACCCAAGCAGGACCTGTGCATCAGACCCAGCCTCAAGCCTCAGCAACTCCATCCACTCAACAATCTGAAATAGCACATCAGACTCAGCCTCAAGCCTCAGCTGGTCCATCCACTCAAGCCTCGGCTGGTCCATCCACTCAAGCCTAG